A genomic segment from Saimiri boliviensis isolate mSaiBol1 chromosome 14, mSaiBol1.pri, whole genome shotgun sequence encodes:
- the BBC3 gene encoding bcl-2-binding component 3 isoform X1 — protein sequence MRAGAWRRRRHQRSQQRRPRRGRACGPGSSSSHSHSSRHCSQSGSSSDSHSSSRRGERRSAGAPSLRKPPAPHCRPLQRVHAPGAPGSAMARARQEGSSPEPVEGLARDGPRPFPLGRLVPSAVSCGLCESGLPAAPAAPALLPAAYLCAPAAPPVVTAALGGPRWPGGPRNRPRGPRPDGSQPSLSLAEQHLESPVPSAPGALAGGPTQAAPGVRGEEEQWAREIGAQLRRMADDLNAQYERRRQEEQPQHRPSPWRVLYNLIMGLLPFPRGHRAPEMEPN from the exons ATGCGAGCGGGTgcctggcggcggcggcggcaccaGCGATCCCAGCAGCGGCGGCCACGACGCGGACGCGCCTGCGGCCCGgggagcagcagcagccacagccacagcagcCGCCACTGCAGTCAGAGCGGCAGCAGCAGCGACAGCCACAGCAGCAGCCGCCGCGGAGAGCGGCGCTCGGCGGGCGCGCCCTCCTTAAGGAAGCCGCCCGCCCCCCACTGCCGCCCCCTCCAGCGTGTTCATGCCCCCGGG GCCCCAGGGAGCGCCATGGCCCGCGCACGCCAGGAGGGCAGCTCCCCGGAGCCCGTAGAGGGCCTGGCCCGCGACGGCCCGCGCCCCTTCCCGCTCGGCCGCCTGGTGCCCTCGGCCGTGTCCTGCGGCCTCTGCGAGTCCGGCCTGCCCGCCGCCCCCGCTGCCCCCGCCTTGCTGCCCGCTGCCTACCTCTGCGCCCCCGCCGCCCCACCCGTCGTCACCGCCGCCCTGGGGGGCCCCCGCTGGCCTGGGGGCCCCCGCAACCGCCCCCGAGGCCCGCGCCCGGACG GTTCTCAGCCCTCGCTCTCGCTGGCGGAGCAGCACCTGGAGTCGCCCGTGCCCAGCGCCCCGGGGGCCCTGGCGGGCGGTCCCACCCAGGCGGCCCCGGGAGTCCGCGGGGAGGAGGAGCAGTGGGCTCGGGAGATCGGGGCCCAGCTGCGGCGGATGGCGGACGACCTCAACGCGCAGTACGAGCGGCGG AGACAAGAAGAGCAGCCGCAACACCGCCCCTCACCCTGGAGGGTCCTGTACAATCTCATCATGGGACTCCTGCCCTTTCCCAGGGGCCACAGAGCCCCAGAGATGGAGCCCAATTAG